The DNA sequence GCTTATCTGGCGATTGTGGGCATAGCCGTGCTGGTGGTCTGGATATACATATTCGCGGTAATCATCCAGGCCGTCCTGAGTTGGGTCTCTCCCGGGGCTCAGTACTACAATAATCCGCTGACCTCACTGCTACAAAGCCTGACGGCCCCCCTGCTACGTCCCGTTCAGCGTTTGATTCCATCCGTCGGGGGCCTCGATCTTTCGCCGCTTGTCGTACTGATCGGACTAAACATCGTCCTGATCATTCTGAAATCCCTTTAGGCGATTGCCGGAAAATGGCATACCAGATCGCGCCGGATTTTCGATTGTCATCAAGGCGTGACAACAGGCGCATAGTCGAACGATGCAACTGTTGTCGCAACATAGAGGACGGACGACAAAGACAAGCAGGATGGCATGTCATTTGACAGAAATCGCCTTAGCTCGCTCTTCCCTCCTCCATGACTACGGGCGTGGAGCGAACCGGTGTAACATTGAACCTCCCGGTGACCTGACGACACACGAATCACAACCACTGATCGACTGGAGATGGAGATGGAGATGGAGATGGAGATGACAAGCAGATACTTCCTGCGTATCGGACTCTTGCTACTGATTTCGCTGTGCGTAGCCAAGGGGGCATTCGCCGCACAGGCCACCGATTTCGGTGACGTGGTGGTGCACTACAATGCCGTTCGCACGGACTTCTTCAACCCGCAGATCGCGCGCGCCTACGACATCAAGCGAAGCAAGAACAAGGCATTGCTGACGATCACCGTACTCAAGAAAGAGCTGGATCTACCCGCGCAACCGATGAAGGCCAGCGTCGAGGCAGAGGCAATCAATCTCTCCAATCAGCTCAAGTCGTTCAGTATGCGCGAAATCACCGATACCGGCGCCATCTACTACATCGCCGAATTCCCTATCACCAACGGCGAGACCCTCGATTTCAGCATCAAAGTGACGCCTGAAGGCGGGCGCACGCAGACAGTCAAGTTCCGTCAGGAATTCTTTACGCAATAGTTTTCCCCCTCGGACTTCGAGATATCGCGGCCGATGCGCGGGAATCCCGGTCGCGGAGGTCGAAATGTCGTGCTATCTTCATCGGATCGACTGCCGCAATAACGATGACAAAGAATAGGGGGAACACATGCCCGCACAGCAAAAGGCTGCAAACGCGAACACCAAGAAGCCGCCGACAAAGACCGAGATTCTCAATCACCTGGCGAAAGAAACCGGTCTGGCGCGAAAGGACGTCAGCGCGGTTCTCGATTCACTGGGGGGATTGATCGAAAAGAGCCTGAAACCACGTGGCGCAGGCGTTTTCAACATGCCCGGTCTGATGAAGATCAAGGTCGTCAAGAAACCGGCGACCAAGGCGCGCAAGGGCATCAATCCATTTACCAAGGAAGCAACCGTCTTCAAGGCGAAACCGGCACACAAGATCGTCAAGATCCTGCCCCTCAAGGCCCTGAAAGACATGGTTTGAGGCAACGTAAGGCGATTACGTGAGTTTCAGACTACCCACGGTCCGGCGGATTTCCGGGCCACGTCCCTTCCCCCGCACCCTCACGCTAGTCGATACCCAGTGCCTCGCGAACCGCCAGCTTGGCACGGATAAAGTCGCGGTGCGGCACGTGCAGCAGGTTCGCGATCTTGCGAATTCGATGCTCCTCGTACTTGTCCAGCCGTCTGTCCGCGTAAGCCACGCGCCACATGTCCGTGATGAGATGCACCTTTCGCTCGGGAGTAAAGGCCTTGTTGACCCTGGTGAGGAAGGGATACATCGAGTGTCCGCTGTGGTGTGCCGCGCGCGCATCTTCCATCAGTGTGCGGACATCCGTCTCGGTAAAACCGAATCGGTTGCGCAATGCGGTGGATATGGCGTCGAGTTCTTTCTCGCGGATCTCGAAGTCCGCGTACCCGACCTCGAGCAGCAGGGCTGCGGCCGCCAGCGGCAGGTCGGTGTCGTCCTGCGCGCCGGCGCCAGCGGAAGAAGACTCTTTCGCGGAAAACAGTTTCCTGAGTGCGTCCAGCATGATCTAGTGTCCTGTCCCTGTCACCATTGCGAATTCAGTCAGCCTGTCACCGATCACGGACACTAAGGCGTTTTCTGTCAAATGGCATACCATCCTGCTTGGCTTTTCGTCCGTCCTGTGTGTTGCGACAATAGTCACATAGTTCGACTATGCGCCTGTTGTCGCGCCTTGATGACGAACGATCCCGGCGCGGCGCTGTCCCTGCTTTGTTTGGGCACCGGTCTTGGGCTTCCTGCCCAAGCCGTTCACTGCTTCGCAGCTCACCCGGCGCGATCCGATAGACCATTTTCCGGCAATCGCCTAGTTTGCGTCCCTGCGATAGTGGTAGATCCCGTTCTCGAACCCGGTGAAAAACTGCCAGATCTTCGGGTGATCCACCGGGCCGTCCCTGGAATCCGGTTCAAGGTTTCGCTCGGCGACATAGGTCTCGGTACCTTTCCCATCGACAAGTACCCGATACCACGGCCGGTCTCTGGGAGGACGGCTGCGCGCAACGTCCGCATACCAGGCATCGGTACCCTGAAAGACGGGGTCCACATCGTAAACCACACCCCGGTACTCGAACAGTCTGTGCTGAACCAGTTGTCCAATGTGGAAGGCTGCGCGACTCATGAAGCTCCTCCCGAAGCCAGGGGCTCGACACACCAGAGTATAGAAAAGTTCCATCGTCAGGGCGCTTGCAGGGCGCCACACCCGTTCGCAAGGCGTTGTCCGGAAAGGACAAACGGGGCCGCACCACCAGCCTTGCGAGACCGGGCAGGGGCGCCGGTGGCCTCATGATACAATTTCCGACTACGATTCGGGAGCGGCCCCGGCGGATCCGGGAATGGTATGCTTCCCGCATTGCAACCCAGCAGGTGGATTGAAAATGTCAATGGACAGACACGTCGATGTCGCGATTATCGGGGCCGGCACGTCGGGCCTGAACGCGATGGCGCAGGTACGTCGGGCAGGGAAATCCTTCGTTCTCATCAATGGCGGCCACCTGGGTACGACCTGCGCGCGTGTGGGCTGCATGCCCTCCAAGGCGTTTATCCAGGTTGCCGAGGACTTTCACCGCCGGGAGGTCTTCGACCGTCATGGCATATCCGGCGAAGAACGGCTCGACTTCAGCATGGAAGACGCCCTCGATCATGTGAGAGACATGAGGGACATCTTCGTCGATCGCGTGATGGGCAGCAGCACCGACGATCTCGGCGACGAGTTGGTCGACGGGTACGCCCATTTCCTGAAACCTAACGTTCTCGAGGTCAACGAGACGCGTGTCATCGCGGATCGCGTCGTCATTGCCACGGGATCGCGCCCCTTCGTTCCCCGGGCGTGGGAAGAGGGGTTCTGCGATCACATCCTCACCACGGACGAGATCTTCGAGCAGGAGAGCCTGCCGAAATCAATCGCGGTCATCGGCCTCGGTGTCATCGGCCTGGAACTTGGACAGTCACTCAGCCGTTTCGGGCTGGAGGTCACCGGCTTCGACCAGGTCGACACGATCGCCCGGCTCAGCGACCCCGTCGTGGCCTCGGAGGCCATCTCGATCCTGGGCAAGGAATTCCCGCTGGTCCTGGGACAACCGGCCAGGGTGGAGAAGGAGGGACGCCAACTGCGTGTCACCGCGGGCGACAAGAGTGTCGTGGTGGAGAAGATACTCGCCGCCATGGGGCGAAAACCCAATCTGGAATCCCTGAAGCTCGGCGACCTCGGTATCGAACTCGACGCAAAGGGCCTACCGCGGTTCGATCCGCGGACGATGCAGATCGAAGGGAATCCCATCTTCCTTGCCGGTGACATCTCCGGCGAGCGCCCCATCCTGCACGAGGCCGGGGACGAGGGGAAGATCGCCGGTTACAACGCCTCGCACGATACCGTTGTCTCCTTCCGGCGCAAGACGCCGCTGAGCATCACCTTCAGCGACCCGAACATCGTGCAGACCGGCATGGAGTGGTCGGAGCTTGCCGGGCGCGACGACGTTGCCGTCGGCGAGATGCGCATGGGACCGGTGGGGCGGGCGCTGATCATGGCGAAGAACAAGGGCGTGATTCGGGTGTATGCGGAGAAGCAGGGAGGGCGTCTGCTGGGAGCGAGCCTGATTGCCCCGAGAGGCGAAAATCTGGGGCATCTGCTCGCCTGGTCCATCCAGCAGCGGGCGACGGTATTCGACCTGCTTCGGATGCCATTCTACCATCCGGTAATCGAGGAAGCCCTGCAGGCGACGCTGTACAACCTGGCAGCAAACGTCGAGGGCCCACAGACCTCCCCGATCCGCGAACTCGAGATGGCCTGAGCGCCGGGACGTAATCCGATCATGAGCAATCCTTCTTTATCCCAGGAACAACGCATCCTCATCGCCATGCGCAAGACGCTGGGAAAGATCGTCAGGGAAACTACACCCGATCCGGGGTTCCGGCATCCGCTGAGTCAGGGCTGCATCGACGACATCCGCGCCTGTTTTGCACTGATTGCCTCCAGAGAGCGCGAACTCGTCGAGGAGGCGGGCATGGAGATCAAGGAGCGCCCCCGCTTCGGCGACGAGCCGAAGACATCCACGGTGGTTCCGATATCGCGCATCGGTAAGAAACCGACCGGCGACAAGTCCGATTGACAGGAAGTTTCGAGGCCGCAAGGAGTGAACACGATGACAGGCTATTCCGAAGAGCAGCGCCGCGCCCTCGGCCAGGCCGTGGTCCACACCCTGGACGAGTGGGGACTGAGCGCGGATGACATCATCACCGTGCTCGCGCTGCCCAAAAATACCCGCACACGCCATGTGGAGAAATACCGTCAGGGTAACACCGCGCTGCCTGACGATGACGCAATCTTCAAACGGGTGGAACACCTCGCCGGGATCGCGGATGCACTTCGTACGACCTACCCGCTGAACCAGAAGGTGGGCCTGATCTGGCTGCGTTCCCCGCATCGCCGTTTCCGTCGGCGCAGCCCCCTGCAGGTCATCGTGGACGACGGCATCGACGGACTCATCAAGATACGTTCCGAGGTCGATTGTGCCTGGAGTTGGCAACTCACCGGTGGGACCGACAATGAGACGCCGGATCACTGACCCCCCCAGTCCCCCTTCCGCACATATCCCTTTCGATATATACTT is a window from the Gammaproteobacteria bacterium genome containing:
- a CDS encoding DUF4426 domain-containing protein, with amino-acid sequence MTSRYFLRIGLLLLISLCVAKGAFAAQATDFGDVVVHYNAVRTDFFNPQIARAYDIKRSKNKALLTITVLKKELDLPAQPMKASVEAEAINLSNQLKSFSMREITDTGAIYYIAEFPITNGETLDFSIKVTPEGGRTQTVKFRQEFFTQ
- a CDS encoding HU family DNA-binding protein, whose amino-acid sequence is MPAQQKAANANTKKPPTKTEILNHLAKETGLARKDVSAVLDSLGGLIEKSLKPRGAGVFNMPGLMKIKVVKKPATKARKGINPFTKEATVFKAKPAHKIVKILPLKALKDMV
- a CDS encoding TerB family tellurite resistance protein, translating into MLDALRKLFSAKESSSAGAGAQDDTDLPLAAAALLLEVGYADFEIREKELDAISTALRNRFGFTETDVRTLMEDARAAHHSGHSMYPFLTRVNKAFTPERKVHLITDMWRVAYADRRLDKYEEHRIRKIANLLHVPHRDFIRAKLAVREALGID
- the hspQ gene encoding heat shock protein HspQ translates to MSRAAFHIGQLVQHRLFEYRGVVYDVDPVFQGTDAWYADVARSRPPRDRPWYRVLVDGKGTETYVAERNLEPDSRDGPVDHPKIWQFFTGFENGIYHYRRDAN
- a CDS encoding dihydrolipoyl dehydrogenase, translating into MDRHVDVAIIGAGTSGLNAMAQVRRAGKSFVLINGGHLGTTCARVGCMPSKAFIQVAEDFHRREVFDRHGISGEERLDFSMEDALDHVRDMRDIFVDRVMGSSTDDLGDELVDGYAHFLKPNVLEVNETRVIADRVVIATGSRPFVPRAWEEGFCDHILTTDEIFEQESLPKSIAVIGLGVIGLELGQSLSRFGLEVTGFDQVDTIARLSDPVVASEAISILGKEFPLVLGQPARVEKEGRQLRVTAGDKSVVVEKILAAMGRKPNLESLKLGDLGIELDAKGLPRFDPRTMQIEGNPIFLAGDISGERPILHEAGDEGKIAGYNASHDTVVSFRRKTPLSITFSDPNIVQTGMEWSELAGRDDVAVGEMRMGPVGRALIMAKNKGVIRVYAEKQGGRLLGASLIAPRGENLGHLLAWSIQQRATVFDLLRMPFYHPVIEEALQATLYNLAANVEGPQTSPIRELEMA
- a CDS encoding segregation and condensation protein A; protein product: MSNPSLSQEQRILIAMRKTLGKIVRETTPDPGFRHPLSQGCIDDIRACFALIASRERELVEEAGMEIKERPRFGDEPKTSTVVPISRIGKKPTGDKSD
- a CDS encoding DUF2384 domain-containing protein, which gives rise to MTGYSEEQRRALGQAVVHTLDEWGLSADDIITVLALPKNTRTRHVEKYRQGNTALPDDDAIFKRVEHLAGIADALRTTYPLNQKVGLIWLRSPHRRFRRRSPLQVIVDDGIDGLIKIRSEVDCAWSWQLTGGTDNETPDH